One window of Trifolium pratense cultivar HEN17-A07 linkage group LG5, ARS_RC_1.1, whole genome shotgun sequence genomic DNA carries:
- the LOC123884007 gene encoding 1-aminocyclopropane-1-carboxylate synthase 7, which translates to MGIEIEQSHPSVELSSIAISETHGENSPYFAGWKAYDEDPYHEITNPSGVIQMGLAENQVSFDLLEKYLEENSEASTWGKGGTSFRENALFQDYHGLKSFRKAMASFMEKIRGNKAKFDYERIVLTAGATAANELLTFILANPGDALLVPTPYYPGFDRDLRWRTGVNIVPIHCDSSNNFQITLEALETAYKNAESMNMKVKAVLITNPSNPLGIAIQRSVLEDILDFVTRKNIHLVSDEIYSGSVFSSHEFISVAEILESRQYKDAERVHIVYSLSKDLGLPGFRVGTIYSYNDKVVTTARRMSSFTLISSQTQHLLASMLSDESFTDNYIKINRERLRKRYDMIIEGLKSAGIECLKGNAGLFCWMNMSPMLENDTREGELKLWNEILNEVKLNISPGCSCHCSEPGWFRVCFANMSEQTLEIALKRIRDFMNNKDRKDIEN; encoded by the exons ATGGGTATTGAGATTGAACAAAGTCACCCTTCTGTTGAACTTTCAAGTATTGCAATTTCTGAAACTCATGGAGAAAATTCTCCATACTTTGCTGGATGGAAAGCCTATGATGAAGACCCTTATCATGAAATAACTAATCCTTCTGGAGTTATACAAATGGGATTAGCTGAGAATCAA GTGTCATTTGATTTGCTTGAAAAGTACTTGGAAGAAAACTCAGAAGCATCAACATGGGGAAAAGGAGGAACAAGTTTCAGAGAAAATGCATTATTTCAAGATTATCATGGACTGAAGTCATTTAGAAAAGCAATGGCAAGTTTCATGGAAAAAATAAGAGGAAATAAAGCAAAATTTGATTATGAAAGAATTGTTCTAACTGCTGGTGCTACTGCTGCCAATGAACTCTTAACCTTCATTCTTGCAAATCCAGGAGATGCTTTGCTTGTTCCAACACCATACTATCCTGG ATTTGATAGAGATTTAAGATGGAGAACTGGCGTAAACATAGTTCCGATCCATTGTGACAGCTCGAACAATTTTCAAATCACACTTGAAGCATTAGAAACTGCATACAAAAATGCCGAATCGATGAACATGAAAGTAAAAGCAGTACTTATAACCAATCCATCAAATCCATTAGGCATAGCGATCCAACGTTCAGTTCTCGAGGACATTCTTGACTTTGTGACTCGCAAGAACATACATCTTGTTTCGGACGAAATCTACTCAGGCTCGGTTTTCTCCTCACACGAATTCATAAGCGTGGCGGAGATTCTCGAGTCTCGTCAATACAAAGACGCGGAAAGAGTTCACATTGTTTATAGTCTTTCAAAAGATCTCGGTCTACCTGGTTTTAGAGTTGGAACAATTTATTCGTACAACGATAAAGTTGTTACAACCGCTCGAAGAATGTCGAGTTTCACATTAATATCttctcaaacacaacatctttTAGCATCAATGTTATCGGATGAAAGTTTCACCGATAATTATATTAAGATTAACCGAGAAAGACTTAGAAAAAGATATGACATGATTATTGAAGGTTTGAAAAGTGCTGGAATTGAATGTTTGAAAGGTAATGCAGGATTGTTTTGTTGGATGAATATGAGTCCAATGTTGGAAAATGATACAAGAGAAGGTGAATTGAAGCTGTGGAATGAGATTTTGAATGAAGTTAAGCTTAATATTTCACCAGGGTGTTCTTGTCATTGTTCTGAACCAGGTTGGTTTAGAGTTTGTTTTGCAAATATGAGTGAACAAACACTTGAAATTGCACTCAAAAGAATACGTGATTTCATGAATAATAAGGACAGAAAGGATATAGAAAACTAG
- the LOC123884008 gene encoding probable protein arginine N-methyltransferase 1.2 — protein MGRRRNKNQTNQEENKSNNNNNNNNNMDNNNHLRFQDADEVIEDAAETSNLDQSMGGCELDDSNDKTSADYYFDSYSHFGIHEEMLKDTVRTKTYQNVIYQNKFLFKNKVVLDVGAGTGILSLFCAKAGAAHVYAVECSQMADRAKEIVEANGFSEVITVLKGKIEELELPVPKVDIIISEWMGYFLLFENMLNSVLYARDKWLVDDGVILPDIASLHITAIEDKDYKEDKIEFWNNVYGFDMSCIKKQALMEPLVDTVDQNQIATNSQLLKSMNISKMSAGDCSFTAPFKLVAVRDDFIHALVAYFDVSFTKCHKLMGFSTGPKSRSTHWKQTVLYLEDVLTICEGETIVGSMTVAPNKKNPRDVDIMLKYSLNGRRCNASRVQYYKMR, from the exons ATGGGTCGGCGTAGAAACAAGAATCAAACCAACCAAGAAGAAAACAAgagtaacaataacaacaacaacaacaacaacatggaCAACAACAACCACCTTCGATTCCAAGATGCTGACGAGGTAATTGAGGATGCTGCTGAAACATCCAACCTCGACCAATCAATGGGTGGTTGTGAACTTGATGATTCCAATGACAAAACCAGCGCCGATTACTACTTTGATTCTTACTCTCACTTTG GAATTCATGAA GAAATGTTGAAGGACACTGTAAGAACCAAAACATATCAAAATGTTATTTATCAGAATAAGTTTTTATTCAAGAATAAAGTAGTTCTTGATGTCGGTGCCGGGACTGGGATTTTATCACTGTTCTGTGCCAAAGCAGGGGCAGCACATGTCTATGCA GTCGAGTGCTCTCAAATGGCTGATAGGGCAAAGGAAATAGTTGAAGCTAATGGTTTCTCTGAAG TTATAACAGTTTTGAAAGGGAAGATTGAAGAACTTGAACTTCCAGTTCCTAAGGTTGATATAATCATTTCCGAATGGATGGGATATTTCTTGTTGTTTGAGAATATGTTAAATTCTGTGCTCTATGCACGTGACAAATGGCTT GTGGATGATGGAGTTATTTTACCGGATATTGCATCGCTCCACATTACTGCCATTGAAGATAAAGATTACAAAGAAGATAAAATTGAGT TTTGGAATAATGTCTATGGATTTGACATGAGCTGCATCAAGAAGCAAGCCTTGATGGAGCCTCTTGTTGACACAGTAGACCAGAATCAGATTGCAACGAACTCTCAGCTACTCAAG TCCATGAACATCTCAAAAATGTCCGCAGGAGATTGTTCATTCACAGCACCTTTTAAGCTTGTAGCTGTTCGTGACGATTTTATTCATGCTCTTGTGGCATATTTTGATGTATCATTTACAAAGTGTCATAAATTGATGGGCTTTTCAACAG GGCCAAAATCGCGGAGTACGCATTGGAAACAAACAGTCCTATATCTGGAAGATGTCTTGACCATTTGTGAGGGGGAGACAATTGTAGGGAGTATGACTGTGGCCCCAAATAAAAAGAATCCTCGTGATGTTGATATAATGCTCAAGTATTCATTGAATGGAAGGCGATGCAATGCTTCGAGGGTTCAATATTACAAGATGCGTTGA
- the LOC123884009 gene encoding uncharacterized protein LOC123884009, protein MKGVFWFLFVSVVIASSIPLSHCSKKPVGIARKEDIPYIKCQVCEILAKQLYQQVQSKKAEISPKKISEYQIIEIAENVCNLKKVEADWILRIDIVEKEDRLELVEHDSEGQCNSECKTIERACQDVMGYSDTDVAEYLYKSKHDIDSLFNYLCKDLSKSCNTKPPPVPKDRTPGEPFVAKSSKEAEMEKLLKSMEGMPGAPGMKMYSRDDLMNMKNFGGENEDDDEDEEDDEGDAGFPSKLGKVLRSKENEKGDWKQKIRKGIVDTSTTLKKHATKVSNRIQRWWKGKKTTSSKSSKSSKSEL, encoded by the exons ATGAAGGGAGTGTTTTGGTTTCTATTTGTATCAGTGGTGATTGCATCATCGATTCCTCTCTCACACTGCTCCAAAAAACCGGTTGGGATCGCTAGAAAGGAGGATATACCATATATAAAGTGTCAAGTTTGTGAGATTCTTGCAAAACAGCTGTATCAGCAAGTTCAGAGCAAGAAAGCTGAGATTTCTCCCAAGAAG ATCTCGGAGTACCAGATCATTGAGATAGCAGAGAATGTTTGTAATCTGAAAAAGGTTGAAGCGGATTGGATATTGCGTATAGATATTGTAGAAAAAGAAGATAGGTTGGAG CTGGTGGAGCATGACTCTGAAGGACAGTGCAATTCTGAATGCAAGACAATTGAGCGTGCTTGTCAGGAT GTTATGGGATATTCTGATACTGATGTTGCTGAATATCTATATAAATCTAAGCATGACATTGACTCACTGTTCAATTATCTGTGTAAAGACCTGAGCAAATCATGCAATACAAAGCCACCTCCTGTCCCTAAG GACAGGACTCCTGGTGAACCATTTGTTGCAAAGTCTTCTAAGGAGGCTGAAATGGAAAAACTATTAAAATCTATGGag GGTATGCCAGGAGCACCCGGCATGAAAATGTACTCAAGAGATGATTTAATGAACATGAAAAATTTTGGCGgtgaaaatgaagatgatgatgaggaCGAGGAGGATGATGAAGGTGACGCAGGCTTTCCTTCAAAATTG GGAAAAGTTTTGagatcaaaagaaaatgaaaaaggtGATTGGAAGCAGAAGATAAGAAAAGGAATTGTGGACACAAGCACAACGCTTAAGAAACATGCAACCAAAGTTTCCAATCGTATACAACGGTGGTGGAAAGGAAAGAAGACAACCTCTTCAAAGTCTTCAAAGAGTTCTAAATCAGAGCTTTAG
- the LOC123884392 gene encoding uncharacterized protein LOC123884392, whose translation MGMALPSLSANTRAVQKFSEQDDAQTLCISNPNITSLTVGTDEFREAHNYKVVFCTPKLISLSITGRPTYLALSSSNLPFIEEVLNLVTTQPPCFVRLKSLKVELRCDSKISSEEVRGMVNHLLQNSLQTRVDIIKQPCDLFGKMTRRCCYEKLMMLYEGEDW comes from the exons ATGGGAATGGCGCTACCTTCTCTCTCTGCCAACACTAGGGCAGTTCAGAAATTTTCTGAACAG GATGATGCTCAAACTCTCTGCATATCCAATCCCAACATCACTAGTTTGACAGTAGGTACCGACGAGTTTAGAGAAGCTCATAATTACAAAGTTGTTTTTTGTACTCCAAAACTTATTTCTCTCAGTATCACTGGCCGTCCTACTTACCTAGCCCTTTCTTCAAGCAATTTACCTTTTATAGAAGAA GTTCTAAATTTAGTGACAACTCAACCTCCTTGCTTTGTTAGATTGAAGTCATTGAAAGTGGAGTTGAGATGTGATTCAAAGATATCTAGTGAGGAAGTTAGAGGAATGGTAAATCATTTACTTCAAAATTCTCTACAAACCAGAGTTGATATCATTAAGCAG CCATGCGACCTCTTTGGTAAAATGACAAGACGGTGTTGTTATGAAAAATTGATGATGCTTTATGAAGGAGAAGATTGGTAG